The DNA window AGCAAAGTGCGTACGGGATGCGTGAAACAAGCGCTCAGCAAATAGCGATGGCGCCCCTAGGAGCGCCATCGCCTACGCTATACTACCGCGCGCGGTTTACTTCGGCGTGGTCGAGCCGGTTGCCGTCGTATCGGTACCGGTTGCGGCCGGAGCCTTCTCTGCAGCCTGCATTGCAAGCGTCTTAAACTCGGGCGCAGCCTTCAGCGATTCAGCCGTTTCGGTGGTCGTCAGCTTGACGCTGCCGTCCTGGGTATTCTGGGCGACGGTGATTTTGTCCATCGGGACGGCGACGTTCTTTTCACCGATACCGAGGAAGCCGCCAACGCCGACGATCGCAGCAACCATGCCGCCATCCTTCTTCATGATCAGGTCGTTGATGCTGCCGATGCTTTCATTGTTGGCATTATAGACCGACTGGCCGATATAGGTGTTGGCGCTAATCTGGTCCGCAGCCTGCTCCGTCAGGTAGGTGGCCTGGGCAGTGTCGGTGCTCGGCGCCGCGGCAGGAGCCTGCGCAGCATCCCCCGCAGGCTGGGTGACGTCAGGGGTGGCCGGCTTGGGCGCAGCCGGATCAGCCGGCGCTGCCTGGTTGGTAGCGGCGGGGTCGGCAGGCTGCGGCGCCGTCTGCGAGAATGCCGCCGGTGCGAAAGCCGTGGCAAACAACGCGCCAGCGGCAACGGTCGTCAAAAGTTTGCGTGTCATTTCGAACCTACTTTCATTTCCTAGAGTGATCGCTGACCCGGCAATGCATGATTCTTGCCGCGCCGGTTCGAAGGGAAAATGAGCGGTGCGCCGATTGGTTCCGGTTGAAAACACGGAAAATATCTTGATTCTCGCGGAACTTTTATCGGTGAACGGCCGCCGAAACGAAAAGGCGCCCCGCTCGGGAGCGCCTTGAAGGCAACGGGCGGAGCCCTCTGTTTCAGATCACATAGACGGGATCGAACACGCCCTTGACCCCGATGCCGAGTTCCAGAAGCGCGCCGGCGCTCGGCTGAGCCGAACGGGCATCCTCGTCGAGCCCTTCCCAGGCGGTCGTCACCGCCAGCCGATCGGCATTGGCGCCGATGAAGGCTGGGCAGGAGGGCTGGACGGCGGGGACCTTGTAGCGCGAGATGCGCAAGCCATCGGGATTGTAGCGATCGACGACGCCCGCACCCCAGCGCGCATTCCAGATATAGCCATCGGCATCGACCACCGAGCCGTCGATGTCGCCGGGCTCGTTCATGCTGTCGACCAGCACGATCGGCTCGCCCGAGGGCAGACCGGTCTGCGGATCGACCATGACGCGCATCAGCCGGTTGATGCGGGAATCCGTATAGTAGCCGATCGTGCCATCGGGGGAAAAGCAGATCGAATTTGGAATGCTGATGCCGCTGAAGATCTTCGTCACCTTCCCGCCGGCGACATGATAGATAGCGCCGGCCTGGTTTTCCGCCCGCTTGCTCATCGTGCCGATCCAGAGCGACCCCGAGGGATGGGTGCGGCCGTCGTTCGAGCGGTTCTCCGGCCTGTCGTTTTCGAGCGCGGCATAGAAGGTGAGGTTGCCGCTCGCCACATCCCGCACGAAAAGCCCTTCCTCCGTCGCGATCAGCTGCCGTCCGGCATCGATGCGAGCGAGCACGCTTGCCATAACAGGCAGAGCATGGACCTTCTTTTCCCCCGTTGCCAGTTTGAGCTCGTGCAGCTCCTTGCCGAGGATGTTGAACCACCAGACCGTATTGCTGTCCGGATCATAGGTCGGCCCTTCTCCGAGAACGGAATTGGTATTGCAAAGGGTCTTGCCTTCGAACTCATAAATGTCGGTCATACGCTCACGCTCCCATGGCTGCATCATAGGCGTAAATGGTTGCTTTCGCGCGCTCGGCAACCTCTGCCGCGGTCATTCCGGGCCTGTAGAGGCTGGTGCCGAGACCGAAGGCGAAGATGCTGGCCTTGGTGTAATCGGCGAAATTCTTGTCCGATACGCCGCCGACGGCGGCAATCGTGAGCTCCGGCGGCAGAATCGCCCGGATCGCCGTGATGCCGGAAGGACTAAGAACGCTCGCCGGAAAGAATTTGAGACCAGTGGCTCCGGCGCGTGCAGCAGCGAGCGCTTCGGTCGGCGTAAAGACGCCGGGCATCGTCACCATACCATGGCCGCGTGCCCGGATGATCACCTCGGGCTCGACATTTGGCGTCACCAGCAGCTTGCCGCCGGCCGCATTCAGGCTATCGACCGCCTCGACCGTCAACACCGTGCCGGCGCCGATCAGCACCTCGGCCGGCGCCATCTTCGCGGCGATCTCGATGGATTTGAACGGCTCCGGCGAGTTGAGCGGAATTTCGATCGCCGTCAGGCCGTTTTCGATCAAGGCGCTTACGACGCTCTCGGTCTCGTCGGGCCGGATGCCGCGGAGGATGGCGATCAGCGGACGCTTCATGTCGGGGAAGGGGATACGATTCATCGTGTCAGCTTTCTCAATTCGGCCAGATGGCTTCGGCGGCTGCCGATAGCCCGCGGCGCACGGCCGCGTCGGCGTCGATGGCGGTGAAGTCAATGGAGAGGGTTTTGAAGGCCTGTTCGTAGAGCGCCTGCAGGCGTCCGGAGGCGACGAGGGTGATATCAGTGCCGTTGGCGGCATCCTGAAGCGCTCCGGCAATTTCGAGGCCGATCAGCGTGCCGGAAAGCCGGGCTTGCGCGGCAGCGGCGGAGATTCCGTGCAGCAGCTGACCCGAGCGGGCGGTAAACAGGAGGTTGGTGGCAATGCCCGGCCGGGCGAAAGCGGCCAACACCGCCGCCTCGAAGGCCGCCGCATCCGCCGGCTGCTCCTCAGCACCGGCGACCGCATGCGACAGGATCGTATGTTTGCTGATCGCGTCGAAGAGTTCGCCGGTCATGAAGGTGGAAAAGCCGGTGACTTCCGTATTGGTCACGTGCACCCATTTCGAATGCGTGCCGGGCATGCAGACCGCCTGCGCGCCGGTGCCTGCGCCGCCGAGGGCGCCGAGAAGCTGGGTTTCCTCGCCGCGCATAACGTCAGGCATTGCCATCTGCCGTTGGGCGAGGCCCGGCAGAATGCGGATGTCCCGGCTTTCACCTGGCACGCGGACCGCCGCGGTGAGGATCGAGGCGAGCGGCGCGGGCACGTCGATATAACCGGCTTCGACCCAGCCCTGTTTTGCGCCGGCCATGCCGCAGACGATCACAGGCAGCCCTTCCGGCGCCTCGATGGCGGCGAGATGGCCTGACAAGACGGTGGAAAAGCCGATCTTTGCCGCGCTCGTCATGCCTTCGCCGCTGCGGCGTTCGGCGAGGATGCTGCCGTCCTTGCCGACCAGCCAGAGCCGGAAGCTGCTGGTGCCCCAGTCCACCGCGACATAAGCGGGATTAGTCATTACAAAACGCCTCCATCGACGATCAGGGACTGAGCGGTCATAGCAGCCGCACAATCGGATGCAAGAAACAGGCAGGGACCGACGATCGCATCGGCCTTGAGCGCTTTTTTCAGGCACTGCTGCTCGACCGAGCGCGCAATGCTCTCCTCGGTGAGCCAGAGCTGCATCTGCCGCTCGGTGACGACCATGCCGGGCAGGATGCAGTTGACCCGGATGTTCTCCGGCCCGAGCCTGCCGGCCATGCTCTTCGTCAGTCCGACGACCGCCGCCTTCGCCGCCGCATAGGCGGGAAATCCGCCCATGTTGAGCTTGAAGGCGATCGACGACATATTGACGATTGCGCCGCCGCCGGCCGACCGCATCGACGGCGCCACCGCCTGCGAGGTGAAGAACACGTGCCGGAGATTGACCGCCTGATTGTTGTCCCAATAGGCCTCGGTCACCTCGTCGAATTCGTGACGGTCGTCCCAGGCGGCATTATTGACAAGCACGCGGATCGGCCCTGACGCCGCAACGACGGCATCGACCGTGCGCCGGATCGCCTCGATGTCGCGCAGATCGGCATGGTGAAAGAGGACAGGGTGCGGCGTTTCCCGCGACAGGCTTTCGGCGAGTTCCCTGCCGGCCGCCTCGGCAATGTCGATGAAAGACACCTTGGCGCCCTGACGCGCGAAACCCTCGACGATCGCCGCGCCGATGCCCGATCCGCCGCCGGTCACGAGCACGGCGCGATCCTTGAACTCGGGAAATTGTGCTGCCATTGCGCTCACCGTCTCCTCCAATCCCTATGTTCCATTATTTGGAACTTAATTTGACTATTTGGAATTATCGGATTATGCTGCTCTTTCTGTCAAGGGCGCACGCCTTTCAAGGGCGGACCGATTCAACGGCACTTAGAGATGGCATCAAGCGACGGCATGGCACAGGCACGCGAGACCGGCACCCTCGGCAAATTGATGGTTCTCCTCGATCTCGTCACCCATGCGGATACGCCGTTGCGCTTCACCGATATACTGGCGCTGGCCAGCCAGCCGCGCGGCACTCTGCACCGCCAGCTCAGCCACCTGGTGGAGGAGGGCTTGCTCGAGCTCGATGGCGACGGCCGTTACGCGCCGGGCCTGCGCCTGCTCGATTTTGCCGCGCGCAGCTGGGCGCGCAATGAATTCCGCCTGATTGCCGAACCTCACCTGGCCGAACTCCAGCAGGCGACCGGCGAGACGGTGCATCTCGGCGTTCTCCGGGGAGAGTCGATCATCTATCTCGACAAAGTCGAAGGCCGCCAGCCCGTGCGCATGTACTCCCAGATCGGCAACGCCTCGCCCTGCTACTGCACCGGCGTCGGCAAGGCCGCTCTTTCGCTGCTTCCGCCCGAAAGCCTCGTCGATCTCCTCGCTGGTCTCAGCTTCACCAGCTTTACCGCCTCGACGCACGCCTCGGCCGAAACGCTTGCCGCCGAAATTCGCGAAATTGCCGAACAGGGCTATGCCTTCGACCGTGAGGAGCACGAGGCAGGCATCCGCTGCGTCGCCGCGCCGGTCTGGTCGGAGGATCGAACCTTCATCGGCGGCATTTCGGTCACCGGTCCGGCCTATCGGCTATCGATGGAACTTCTGCGGCAGTGGGCCGTTCCGGTGCAGCTGACGGCTGCAAAGATTATGGAGGGCATGCGCGTTCGCCTCGGCCCGCGGCGTTGACGGTAATCGTCATGGCCATTGCTGGACGCGTTAGCAGAGCATGCATATGATGACAGCGATATTGAGATTTGGCGGCGAATCACCACAAGTGGAATGGCCCGCGAAATCTGCAGCCTCTCATTGGCCGAACGCTGCCCGCCGAGGCCGGTTCCATGTCATCCAGTTCGCGATCATCATTCCTCGATACAATCGAACTGGCCGCGGCGGCCAGCTTCGCAAATGGTTTGCCGGCCGCTGCGCCGAAGATGAAGAAATGTGATGGTACCCTTGTCGCAAACATCCACGGAAGAAGACGATTACATCACGGAAATCGCCGGCCTGAAGACGCAGTTCGATATTTTCCGTTTCTTGAAACGGGTCACGGAAGCCTATCGCAGCCGCGCTTTCATGGTTCTCAATCTGCCGCCGATCACCTCTCTCGACCTTCAGGGCAGCACCGTCCTCACCAGTTGGCCGGCCGAGCTTCTGGCGCTCTACGACCAGGAAGGGCTGATGATGAACAGCCCGGTTCTGAGGCGGCTTAGAACATCGACGCGGCCTTTCATTTACGACATGTCGCGACAGAACTGGTCGCGCGAAGACGGCAAGTCCGCCCTGGTGACCTCGCTGTTCGAGCGTTTCAGGATGATGCGCTGCGCCTACTTCCCGACGCATGAGCCTTCCGGCCTGCGCGGCGCCGTCTCCTTCGCTGGCGATCGAGAGCCGTTCAGCGCCGCCGAAATGCGCGAGCTTTGCTATATCGCCATCCATGTCTTCGACAGGCTTGCCGAAATCCGCAATCTCGATAGCCGAATGACGGACACGCTGACGGATCGCGAGATCGACTGCCTCAACTGGACGGCGGCCGGCAAGACCAGCGCGGAAATCGCCGAAATCCTTGCGCTGTCCGAGCACACGGTCAATCATTACCTCAACCGCGCCACCAAAAAGCTCGATACGGTCAACCGTACCCAGGCGGTCGCCAAGGCGCTGCGGATCGGCCTGATCAAATAAGTTGCAAAATTGGCGGCGCGCGGTGGGTCGGGCGCTCAGCGCTTAGGCAGAACGGGGTGCCGCCCGGCGCTGCCGCGTGGCTTTTCCCGATTTTTCGATCTGGCACGTTTTCTGCTTCTCATTTGCAAGAGGTCCAGAGGGGACTTTGATGACCAGCGCCAGGAAATGGCGCGGCCGACACACCGCTGCCCGACGCCGACGCCGTTTCTCTCCCGGCCGTCGGCGTCGGTGGCGGTTGTTGCCTTTTGGCACCGCTTCTTTCGCAGTTGTTCACGATTTCCTCTTCCCAAGCACTTTTTTCTGGCCTTTTTTTCGGCTTGCGCTAGTTCGCCCCGCATTGCGCCGGTTCCTGGGGAGAGAGACCGTTGCGGCCATCAGGGCGAAAGCCCGGCGGACTTGATGGCCGCAGCGGATCGCAAATCCCCCCGCGTTTTTCGCAGTCGGCAATTCATTTTCACCCGATGATTTTATTTGGCGAAGACGTGCGTCTCCACTATCTCTACCGCATGATTTTAGCCTTTGCCGAAAGCGGCCAAGGCTAAAATCATGCGGCAATTTAAAGTGCTACGGCACCGTTGCGCGTCTTGAGAACGCGCGGCGCCGTAGTCTACGAGAAGAAGCAGTGAGGGTGGAATGACCGACGTCACCAAGGAACAGGTTCTCGAAACGCTTAAGACCGTGCGCGGACCGGATCTCGAACACGATATCGTCGCGCTCGGCATGGTCTCCGATGTCTTCATCTCCGACGGCAAGGTCTATTTCTCCATCACGGTTCCGGCCGAACGCGCCAGGGAACTGGAGCCGATGCGGCTCGCCGCCGAGCGCGTCATCAAGGAGATGCCGGGCGTCAGGGGCGCGCTCGTCACTCTGACGGCAGACAAGAAGGCGGCGGCCGCCGCGTCTGCCGCCCGCCCGGCGCCCAATCCGCCCCACGGTCATGCCGGTCATGATCATGGAGGCCACGATCAACAGCATCACGGGCATGCACCGCAGCAACAGCCGCCCCGCTCGGGCAAGATCGGCGTTCCCGGTATCGGCGCCATCATTGCCGTGGCCTCCGGTAAGGGCGGGGTCGGCAAATCTACCACTGCCGTCAACCTGGCGCTCGGCCTGCTCGCCAATGGTCTGCGAGTCGGCATTCTCGATGCCGATATATACGGCCCCTCGATGCCGCGGCTCTTGAAGATCTCCGGCCGCCCGACGCAGATCGATGGCCGCATCATCAATCCGATGGAGAATTACGGCCTCAAGGTCATGTCGATGGGTTTCCTCGTCGACGAGGAGACGGCGATGATCTGGCGCGGGCCGATGGTCCAGTCGGCGCTGATGCAGATGCTGCGCGAAGTGGCATGGGGCGAGCTCGACGTCCTCGTCGTCGACATGCCGCCCGGCACCGGCGACGCGCAATTGACGATGGCCCAGCAAGTGCCGCTTGCCGGCGCCGTCATCGTTTCCACGCCGCAGGATCTCGCCCTGATCGATGCCCGCAAGGGCCTCAACATGTTCCGCAAGGTCGAGGTGCCGGTTCTCGGCATCGTCGAAAACATGAGCTATTTCATAGCGCCCGACACCGGCACCCGCTACGACATCTTCGGTCATGGCGGCGCCCGCAAGGAGGCCGAGCGGATTGGCGTGCCCTTCCTCGGCGAAGTGCCTCTGACGATGAACATCCGCGAAACTTCCGACGCGGGCACGCCGCTGGTCGCCTCCGATCCGAACGGTACCGTCGCCGGCATCTATCGCGGTATCGCCGCCAAGGTATGGCAGCAACTCGGCGGCCAGGCCCAGCGCCCGGCGCCGGCGATCGTCTTCGAATGACGCCTCCGGCTATAGGCAGGACTTCCCGGCCAATCGCGTGCATGACAGCAGAGCGCTGAACCGCCGAATCACCGTTGCGACATCCCAAATTGTGAGGGAAACGTGGTGAAAAGGCGCACTTCACGGAAGATGTCTTGATTATTTCACGGCTTTGCTTCATATGCCGCGGCGCCATGATGGCGTTGCTGCAGATGCTCATGACGGCCGTCTTCGTTTCGAAGGTCCCGGACCGCCTGCAAGGTCGAAGGATTGGTAACTGCGATGCGGTGGAGCATAATGCGCATGCTGGCCTTCGAGGTCGGATGCAGCTGGAGTTGTATGAACTTTCTTGATCCGCTTCCGTTTGGACCTGGAGCGAGCCACCCTCGCATTGCCGCGATGGCGGCCGCATGGAAACGCTTGCGATGAAGATGATGACCACGAAGTGTCGTGAGCATCGGAGACGCTGCCGGTGATCACCGCGTACTGTTCCAATTGCAAATCGGTCGAGATCCGCGATCTCTCGCCGGCCGCCTCCTTTCCCGAGGATGTCGTCTGGATCGACATGGTCGAGCCGAGCCGAGAGGAGGAGCTTTATGTCGAGAAGGTTCTCGGCATCGAGGTTCCGACCCGTGACGATCTCAAGGACATCGAACCTTCGGCGCGGCTTTATACTGAAAACGGTGCCGTCTTCATGGCCGCTTCCCTCGTCTGGAAAGCCGATACCGACGCGCCGACGCTGACAGATGTCGCGTTCATCCTGGCCGGAAAGCGGCTGATCACCATCCGTTACGCCCATCCCAAATCTTTTGCGCTGTTCATCGCCGCCCTTCACCGGCTTCCGGAAAACTGGCGCAGCGGCGCGGCCCTTCTCGCCAAGCTGCTGGAGACGATTGTCGACCGGACGGCCGAGATCCTGGAGACCGCCGTTTCGCGAATCGACATCTTGTCGACGCATGTGTTCGGCCGGGCGAAAAAGGTGCGCAGGCCTTCGAACTACCTCGAGCAAAAATTGCGCGATATAGCCGGTCATCACCGCATGATCAGCAAGCTGCGCGACAGTCTCGGTTCGCTTTCCCGGCTTCTAACGTTCTTTCACACTATCCCGGCGATCCAGCAGGACCACGAGGCCAGGGAGCTCTGCCGCAGCGTTTCGCGCGATATTCAGTCGCTGTCGGAGCATGCTTCCTTTGTTGCCGCCAACATCACCTTCCTGCTCGACGCCTCACTCGGCCTCATCAACATCGAACAGAACTCGATCATCAAGATCTTCTCGATCGCGTCGGTCGTTTTCCTGCCGCCGACATTGGTCGCCTCCATTTATGGCATGAATTTTCAGGTCATGCCCGAACTGGCCTGGGCCGCCGGTTACCCCTATTCGCTGGCCTTGATGGTGATATCGGCCGTCATCCCCTTTTTCTTTTTTCGCTGGAAAGGCTGGCTCTGAGGAGCCTGTTGAAATTTCATGTCCGAAGAGAGCCATCCGCACGAGCGCCACATGACGCCGCGCAAGCTGTTCTATCTCGCGCTCGGTTCCGTTGGTGTCGTCTATGGCGATATCGGCACGAGCCCGCTCTACGCTTTTCGCGAGGCGCTGAAGCCCGTTGCCCATGACGGCGTCACCCGTTTCGAGATCATCAGTCTGATTTCGCTGATGATCTGGGCGCTGACCATTATCGTCACCATCAAATACGTTCTCTTCCTGCTGCGCGCCGACAACGACGGGGAGGGCGGCACGCTGTCGCTGCTCGCCCTTCTGATGAAGACCGCGAACGGCCATACCGCACTGCTGATGCTGCTCGGACTGATGGGCGCTGCCCTGTTCCTCGGCGATGCGATGATCACACCGGCGCTTTCGGTGCTGTCGGCCGTCGAGGGCCTGAAACTCGTCACACCCAGGCTCGCGGACTATATCGTGCCGATCTCGGTGGTGATCCTGGCGCTGCTCTTCGTCGTGCAGTCGCGCGGCACTGGCGCCGTTGCGAGGTTCTTCGGTCCGATCACCGCCCTCTGGTTCATAGTCATGGCCGTCGCCGGCATTTCCCATATTTCCGACGATTTCGGCATCCTCGCCGCCTTCAATCCCTATTACGCCGTCAGCTTCCTGCTGCATGAGGGCTTTTACGGCATCGTCGTGCTCGGCGCCGTCTTCCTGACGGTGACGGGAGCCGAGGCGCTCTATGCCGACCTCGGCCATTTCGGCCGCCGCCCGATCCAGTGGGCCTGGTTCCTGCTGGTCTTTCCGGCGCTGACGCTGAATTATCTCGGGCAGGGTGCGCTCGTTCTCGGCAATCCGATGACGATGTCCGACCCCTTCTATCTGATGTATCCCAAATGGGCGCTGCTGCCGGTCGTCATCCTGGCGACCGCCGCAACGATCATCGCCAGCCAGGCCGTCATAACCGGCGCCTTCTCAATGGTGCGCCAGGGCATCAACCTCGGCTTCCTGCCGCGCATGGAAATCCTTTTCACCTCGGAAACCAATACCGGCCAGATCTTCGTTCCCTCGGTGAACGCGTTGCTGTTCATCGGCGTCATTTTCCTGGTGCTCGGTTTCAAAACCTCCGACGCGCTGGCGACCGCCTACGGAATCTCGGTTACCGGCGCCATGGTCGTGACCTCGATCATGGCCTTCGAATTCGTCCGCGCCCGCTGGAACTGGTCGCTGCCGGTCGCCGTGATGGCGCTGGCGCCGCTCGTCCTGCTCGAAATGATCTTTCTCGGCGCCAACCTGCTGAAGATCCACGATGGCGGTTATATCCCGATCCTGATCGCCACCGGCTTTACCGTGGTCATGTGGACCTGGCGCCGCGGCAGCGCGATTCTGATGGAAAAGACCCGACACACCGACATTCCGCTCGCCTCCTTCGTCAGTTCGATCGAGCGCAAGAGCGAGCATTCGCCCGCGCAGGTTCCGGGCACGGCGATCTTCCTGACCAGCGATCCGGAATCGGCCCCCGCCGCCCTGCTGCACAATCTCAAGCACAACCACGTGCTTCACGACCGCAACGTCATCCTGACGATCCGCACGGTCAACAAGCCGCGGGTGCCCAGCCACGACCGCTATAAGGTCGAGCCCATCTCCGAACGCTTCTCCCGCGTCGAACTGCTCTTCGGCTTCATGGAATCGCAGAACGTCTCGCAGGCTCTCGCGACGCTGCGCAAGACCGGACTGAAGTTCGACATCATGTCGACCTCCTTCTACCTCGGCCGCCGCAAGCTGGTGCCGGATGCCAAGTCGGGCATGCCCTACTGGCAGGACCGCCTCTATATCGCGCTCGCCAACGCCGCCACCAATCCCTCGGATTATTTCCGCCTGCCGGCAAACCGCGTGGTGGAGCTGGGGTCTCACGTTATTATTTGACGGGTGCGGGCGACATTGCCGACGTGGTGTCCGCGCTCCCTGGCTCCTTCCGCCACCTCGTCCTCCGTCATGCTCGGCCCTGAGCCGAGCATCCACACGGCACCCACCAACAACAGCGGCATGGAACCTCGGCTCAAGGCCGAGGATGACGCAGAGTGGGGTTGCGTCCGCGTCAAACCAGCCACATTAGAACATCCGCATGGCCACATTCCGGCACACGTCGTTAACCGGACGTCAAGGTTAATGAGGGATTTTCGATGGCATGTTCCCGCGTTTCATGCCCGGAGTTCGTGTTGCGTCGAAAGAGCCCTTCCCGTAGCAAGCTGCGTCTTCTCCCCGAGAACTGGGTATCGCCCGCCATCTTCGGGCTCGCCGGCTGGCTGATCTTCCCGAGCGTTGCCTCCCACGCCGATCTTGCCACCATGCTCGCCGGTCTCGACCGTGAGGGGGAGAGCTGGCGCATGGTGCTGACCAATTCACCGGCCGGCTCCATCCATCAGGCCGAACTCGCCTTCGCCGATCCGGCGGCGACCGGTTCGATCGCCTCGGGCGCCGGCATGGTGCTGCCCGATGGCCGAAAGGTCGCCTTCACCGCCAAGGACAAGGGCACCGCCAAGGACAAGGGCCACGAGGACACGCCGGACGAGGATCGCGTCAACCGCGGCATGAAGAGAGGTCGCATCGTCGCCGTCGAGAAGATGCAGCCGCCGAAGGATTTTTCCGCCGGCTCCATTCTCCAGCGCACCAGGATGCTCTTCACTCCGAATTTCGATCTCAAGGACGGGTCGGCTTTCGTCAAACCGAAGATCCAGGGCAAGGAAATCGAGATCGCCACCTCCTTTTATAAGAAGCAGCCGGTAACGCCGGAAGCCGGTTTGCCGGCGATGCTCGCAGGCCTCGCCACCAGCAACAAGGCCGACGTGCTTGCCACCGCCTATGCGCCGGCAGCACCCGACTATGCCCGCCAGTCGCCCTTCGATTCGATCCTGACGGAACAGGACAGCGGCCGCTTCGTCCCCAAGATCGGTCCGGGCGATCACGCCTGGGCCGCAAGCGTGCTGCCGCCGAGTGTCTTTTCAGCACGCGAGCAGCAATGCCTTGCCTCCGGCATCTATTTCGAGGCGCGCGGGGAATCGGTGAAAGGCCAGGCGGCCGTCGCTCAGGTCATCCTCAACCGTGTTCGCAACCCTGCCTATCCCAAGAGCATCTGCGGCGTCGTCTACCAGAACGAGGATTGGCGCAACCGCTGCCAGTTTTCCTTCGCCTGCGACAGCATCAAGGACCGGGTGAATTCGGAATATCACTGGCGGGTGGCCCGCGACGTGGCCATGGCGGTGACATCAGGCAAGATCTGGCTGCCACAGGTGGGGTCGGCGACGCACTACCATGCCGTCTACGTCCGGCCGAAATGGGCAAAGACCATGGAAAAGGTCGGGCGCATCGGTCTCCACGTCTTCTACCGCACCTATGGCGGCGGCTGGAGCTGAGCTAAGGCGGCCGGGGCCGGGCTGATTTTCCGCCCCCAAAAGCGGATTCTTTCGGTCGAATTTGCGCGCTCGGCGGAAAATCAACTTATCTCATTGATTTGGCGTGCTTATTTTATGGCTGGACAGATGCTGTCTACGCCTTGACTATACCAATCCCTAAAACTATGTTGCGCGCGACTTCAGAACGGGCCGGAGGGTTCTCAACCTTCGCGTCCGGAGTCCGAATAACCGGGGTAGCGGGAGTGCGGGCGACGGGCAGGCGAGGAGG is part of the Rhizobium bangladeshense genome and encodes:
- a CDS encoding SDR family NAD(P)-dependent oxidoreductase, which produces MAAQFPEFKDRAVLVTGGGSGIGAAIVEGFARQGAKVSFIDIAEAAGRELAESLSRETPHPVLFHHADLRDIEAIRRTVDAVVAASGPIRVLVNNAAWDDRHEFDEVTEAYWDNNQAVNLRHVFFTSQAVAPSMRSAGGGAIVNMSSIAFKLNMGGFPAYAAAKAAVVGLTKSMAGRLGPENIRVNCILPGMVVTERQMQLWLTEESIARSVEQQCLKKALKADAIVGPCLFLASDCAAAMTAQSLIVDGGVL
- a CDS encoding magnesium transporter CorA family protein — protein: MITAYCSNCKSVEIRDLSPAASFPEDVVWIDMVEPSREEELYVEKVLGIEVPTRDDLKDIEPSARLYTENGAVFMAASLVWKADTDAPTLTDVAFILAGKRLITIRYAHPKSFALFIAALHRLPENWRSGAALLAKLLETIVDRTAEILETAVSRIDILSTHVFGRAKKVRRPSNYLEQKLRDIAGHHRMISKLRDSLGSLSRLLTFFHTIPAIQQDHEARELCRSVSRDIQSLSEHASFVAANITFLLDASLGLINIEQNSIIKIFSIASVVFLPPTLVASIYGMNFQVMPELAWAAGYPYSLALMVISAVIPFFFFRWKGWL
- a CDS encoding helix-turn-helix transcriptional regulator — its product is MVPLSQTSTEEDDYITEIAGLKTQFDIFRFLKRVTEAYRSRAFMVLNLPPITSLDLQGSTVLTSWPAELLALYDQEGLMMNSPVLRRLRTSTRPFIYDMSRQNWSREDGKSALVTSLFERFRMMRCAYFPTHEPSGLRGAVSFAGDREPFSAAEMRELCYIAIHVFDRLAEIRNLDSRMTDTLTDREIDCLNWTAAGKTSAEIAEILALSEHTVNHYLNRATKKLDTVNRTQAVAKALRIGLIK
- a CDS encoding PRC-barrel domain-containing protein; translated protein: MTRKLLTTVAAGALFATAFAPAAFSQTAPQPADPAATNQAAPADPAAPKPATPDVTQPAGDAAQAPAAAPSTDTAQATYLTEQAADQISANTYIGQSVYNANNESIGSINDLIMKKDGGMVAAIVGVGGFLGIGEKNVAVPMDKITVAQNTQDGSVKLTTTETAESLKAAPEFKTLAMQAAEKAPAATGTDTTATGSTTPK
- a CDS encoding SMP-30/gluconolactonase/LRE family protein → MTDIYEFEGKTLCNTNSVLGEGPTYDPDSNTVWWFNILGKELHELKLATGEKKVHALPVMASVLARIDAGRQLIATEEGLFVRDVASGNLTFYAALENDRPENRSNDGRTHPSGSLWIGTMSKRAENQAGAIYHVAGGKVTKIFSGISIPNSICFSPDGTIGYYTDSRINRLMRVMVDPQTGLPSGEPIVLVDSMNEPGDIDGSVVDADGYIWNARWGAGVVDRYNPDGLRISRYKVPAVQPSCPAFIGANADRLAVTTAWEGLDEDARSAQPSAGALLELGIGVKGVFDPVYVI
- a CDS encoding 2-dehydro-3-deoxy-6-phosphogalactonate aldolase, whose amino-acid sequence is MNRIPFPDMKRPLIAILRGIRPDETESVVSALIENGLTAIEIPLNSPEPFKSIEIAAKMAPAEVLIGAGTVLTVEAVDSLNAAGGKLLVTPNVEPEVIIRARGHGMVTMPGVFTPTEALAAARAGATGLKFFPASVLSPSGITAIRAILPPELTIAAVGGVSDKNFADYTKASIFAFGLGTSLYRPGMTAAEVAERAKATIYAYDAAMGA
- the apbC gene encoding iron-sulfur cluster carrier protein ApbC translates to MTDVTKEQVLETLKTVRGPDLEHDIVALGMVSDVFISDGKVYFSITVPAERARELEPMRLAAERVIKEMPGVRGALVTLTADKKAAAAASAARPAPNPPHGHAGHDHGGHDQQHHGHAPQQQPPRSGKIGVPGIGAIIAVASGKGGVGKSTTAVNLALGLLANGLRVGILDADIYGPSMPRLLKISGRPTQIDGRIINPMENYGLKVMSMGFLVDEETAMIWRGPMVQSALMQMLREVAWGELDVLVVDMPPGTGDAQLTMAQQVPLAGAVIVSTPQDLALIDARKGLNMFRKVEVPVLGIVENMSYFIAPDTGTRYDIFGHGGARKEAERIGVPFLGEVPLTMNIRETSDAGTPLVASDPNGTVAGIYRGIAAKVWQQLGGQAQRPAPAIVFE
- a CDS encoding IclR family transcriptional regulator — encoded protein: MASSDGMAQARETGTLGKLMVLLDLVTHADTPLRFTDILALASQPRGTLHRQLSHLVEEGLLELDGDGRYAPGLRLLDFAARSWARNEFRLIAEPHLAELQQATGETVHLGVLRGESIIYLDKVEGRQPVRMYSQIGNASPCYCTGVGKAALSLLPPESLVDLLAGLSFTSFTASTHASAETLAAEIREIAEQGYAFDREEHEAGIRCVAAPVWSEDRTFIGGISVTGPAYRLSMELLRQWAVPVQLTAAKIMEGMRVRLGPRR
- a CDS encoding 2-dehydro-3-deoxygalactonokinase — translated: MTNPAYVAVDWGTSSFRLWLVGKDGSILAERRSGEGMTSAAKIGFSTVLSGHLAAIEAPEGLPVIVCGMAGAKQGWVEAGYIDVPAPLASILTAAVRVPGESRDIRILPGLAQRQMAMPDVMRGEETQLLGALGGAGTGAQAVCMPGTHSKWVHVTNTEVTGFSTFMTGELFDAISKHTILSHAVAGAEEQPADAAAFEAAVLAAFARPGIATNLLFTARSGQLLHGISAAAAQARLSGTLIGLEIAGALQDAANGTDITLVASGRLQALYEQAFKTLSIDFTAIDADAAVRRGLSAAAEAIWPN